Sequence from the Acidimicrobiia bacterium genome:
GTCGCCGCCATCGCGTCGGCGGTGGCCGTCGTCCCGTTGCTGGCGTCCGACCTGCTCGGCTCGGATCGGTGGGCCGGCTTGCCGTCCGCCATGATGACGTTCGGAACGGCGGCAGTCGCCGGCCCCCTCGCCCAGCGGGCTGCGAGGCGCGGGCGACGGCCTGCGCTCTCGCTCGGGTTCACGATCGGGGCGGGCGGGGCGGTTCTCGCCTTCGTGTCGGGCGAGAGCGGCGTGTTCGCCGGACTGCTGATCGGGATGCTCGTGTTCGGGGCCGGCCAGAGCTCGACGCTCCAGACACGGTTCGCGGCTACCGACCTCGCAGAGCCGGGACAGTACGGCGCCGCGATCGCTCTCGTCGTGTGGGTCGGCGCGCTCGGGGGCGTGATCGGGCCGGTCCTGACGCCTCTGCAGGAGAAGGCCGGCGAAGCCATCGGGTTGGCCCCCCATGTCGCCCCTTTCGCCGTAGCGGCGGTCCTCTACGGGTGCGCCGGCGCCTACCTGGCATGGCGCCTAAGACCCGATCCCCTCGTTGCCGCGGGAGGGGTCGATCCCCGAGCCGTGCGCGGCAGCCGCGTGGCCGACCTCCGGTCCACGATCGGGGCGATCATGGCGCGCCCGAACGCGGCGCTCGGCCTCGCCACGATCGTCCTCAGCC
This genomic interval carries:
- a CDS encoding MFS transporter, whose product is MTREAMQRRTLSVLMAGQALGVAAIASAVAVVPLLASDLLGSDRWAGLPSAMMTFGTAAVAGPLAQRAARRGRRPALSLGFTIGAGGAVLAFVSGESGVFAGLLIGMLVFGAGQSSTLQTRFAATDLAEPGQYGAAIALVVWVGALGGVIGPVLTPLQEKAGEAIGLAPHVAPFAVAAVLYGCAGAYLAWRLRPDPLVAAGGVDPRAVRGSRVADLRSTIGAIMARPNAALGLATIVLS